The following are from one region of the Theropithecus gelada isolate Dixy chromosome 6, Tgel_1.0, whole genome shotgun sequence genome:
- the RGS14 gene encoding regulator of G-protein signaling 14 isoform X2: MPGKPKHLGVPNGRMVLAVSDGELSSTTGPQGQGEGRGSSLSIHSLPSGPSSPFPTEEQPVASWALSFERLLQDPLGLAYFTEFLKKEFSAENVTFWKACERFQQIPASDTQQLAQEARNIYQEFLSSQALSPVNIDRQAWLGEEVLAEPRPDMFRAQQLQIFNLMKFDSYARFVKSPLYRECLLAEAEGRPLREPGSSRLGSPEATRKKPKLKPGKSLPLGVEELGQPPVEGPGGRPLRKSFRRELGGTANAALRRESQGSLNSSASLDLGFLAFVSSKSESHRKSLGSTEGESESRPGKYCCVYLPDGTASLALARPGLTIRDMLAGICEKRGLSLPDIKVYLVGNEQALVLDQDCTVLADQEVRLENRITFELELTALDRVVRISAKPTKRLQEALQPILEKHGLSPLQVVLHRPGEKEPLDLGKLVSSVAAQRLVLDTLPGVKISKARDKSPCRSQGCPPRTQDKATHPPPASPSSLVKAPSSATGKRQTCDIEGLVELLNRVQSSGAHDQRGLLRKEDLILPDFLQLPTQGPSSRETPPQTESAAQPIGGSLNSTTDSAL, from the exons GTTCTGGCTGTGTCAGATGGAG AGCTGAGCAGCACGACGGGGCCCCAGGGCCAGGGCGAGGGCCGCGGCAGCTCCCTCAGCAtccacagcctccccagtggtCCTAGCAGCCCCTTCCCAACCGAGGAGCAGCCTGTGGCCAGCTGGGCCCTGTCCTTCGAGCGGCTGCTGCAGGACCCGCTgggcctggcttacttcact gaGTTCCTGAAGAAGGAGTTCAGCGCAGAAAACGTGACTTTCTGGAAGGCCTGCGAGCGCTTCCAACAGATCCCGGCCAGCGATACCCAGCAG CTAGCTCAGGAGGCCCGCAACATCTACCAGGAGTTCCTGTCCAGCCAGGCGCTGAGCCCAGTGAACATCGACCGTCAGGCCTGGCTTGGCGAGGAGGTGCTGGCGGAGCCCCGGCCGGACATGTTTCGGGCACAGCAGCTTCAG ATCTTCAACTTGATGAAGTTCGACAGCTATGCGCGCTTCGTCAAGTCCCCGCTGTACCGCGAGTGCCTGCTAGCCGAGGCCGAGGGGCGCCCTCTGCGGGAACCTGGCTCCTCGCGCCTCGGCAGCCCTGAAGCCACTAGGAAG AAGCCGAAGCTGAAGCCCGGGAAGTCGCTGCCGCTGGGTGTGGAGGAGTTGGGGCAGCCACCCGTTGAGGGTCCTGGGGGCCGCCCTCTCCGCAAGTCCTTCCGCAGGG AGCTGGGCGGGACTGCAAACGCCGCCTTGCGCCGAGAGTCTCAGGGCTCCCTCAACTCCTCTGCTAGCCTGGACCTTGGCTTCCTAGCGTTCGTCAGCAGCAAATCTGAG AGCCACCGGAAGAGCCTTGGGAGCACCGAGGGTGAAAGTGAAAGCCGGCCAGGGAAGTACTGCTGTGTGTACCTGCCTGACGGCACAGCCTCCTTGGCCCTGGCCAGACCTGGCCTCACCATCCGAGATATGCTGGCAGGGATCTGTGAGAAACGAGGCCTCTCTCTACCTGACATCAAGGTCTACCTGGTGGGCAATGAACAG GCCCTGGTCCTGGATCAGGACTGCACCGTGCTGGCAGATCAGGAAGTGCGGCTGGAAAACAGGATCACCTTCGA GCTGGAGCTAACGGCACTGGATCGCGTGGTACGAATCTCAGCCAAGCCCACCAAGCGGCTGCAGGAGGCGCTGCAACCTATTCTGGAGAAGCACGGCTTGAGCCCGCTACAGGTGGTGCTACACCGG CCAGGCGAGAAGGAGCCTCTGGATCTGGGAAAGCTAGTGAGCTCAGTGGCGGCCCAGAGACTGGTTTTGGACACTCTTCCAG GTGTGAAGATCTCCAAAGCCCGTGACAAATCTCCCTGCCGCAGCCAG GGCTGTCCACCTAGAACCCAGGACAAGGCCACCCATCCCCCTCCAGCGTCTCCCAGTTCTCTGGTGAAGGCGCCCAGTAGTGCCACTGGAAAGCGGCAGACCTGTGACATCGAAG GCCTGGTGGAGCTGCTGAACCGGGTGCAGAGCAGCGGGGCCCACGACCAGAGGGGTCTTCTGAGGAAAGAGGACCTGATACTTCCAGATTTTCTGCAGCTGCCTACTCAAGGGCCCAGCTCCCGGGAGACCCCACCACAGACTGAATCAGCAGCCCAGCCCATCGGGGGATCCTTGAACTCCACCACCGACTCAGCCCTCTGA
- the RGS14 gene encoding regulator of G-protein signaling 14 isoform X1 codes for MPGKPKHLGVPNGRMVLAVSDGELSSTTGPQGQGEGRGSSLSIHSLPSGPSSPFPTEEQPVASWALSFERLLQDPLGLAYFTEFLKKEFSAENVTFWKACERFQQIPASDTQQLAQEARNIYQEFLSSQALSPVNIDRQAWLGEEVLAEPRPDMFRAQQLQIFNLMKFDSYARFVKSPLYRECLLAEAEGRPLREPGSSRLGSPEATRKKPKLKPGKSLPLGVEELGQPPVEGPGGRPLRKSFRRELGGTANAALRRESQGSLNSSASLDLGFLAFVSSKSESHRKSLGSTEGESESRPGKYCCVYLPDGTASLALARPGLTIRDMLAGICEKRGLSLPDIKVYLVGNEQKALVLDQDCTVLADQEVRLENRITFELELTALDRVVRISAKPTKRLQEALQPILEKHGLSPLQVVLHRPGEKEPLDLGKLVSSVAAQRLVLDTLPGVKISKARDKSPCRSQGCPPRTQDKATHPPPASPSSLVKAPSSATGKRQTCDIEGLVELLNRVQSSGAHDQRGLLRKEDLILPDFLQLPTQGPSSRETPPQTESAAQPIGGSLNSTTDSAL; via the exons GTTCTGGCTGTGTCAGATGGAG AGCTGAGCAGCACGACGGGGCCCCAGGGCCAGGGCGAGGGCCGCGGCAGCTCCCTCAGCAtccacagcctccccagtggtCCTAGCAGCCCCTTCCCAACCGAGGAGCAGCCTGTGGCCAGCTGGGCCCTGTCCTTCGAGCGGCTGCTGCAGGACCCGCTgggcctggcttacttcact gaGTTCCTGAAGAAGGAGTTCAGCGCAGAAAACGTGACTTTCTGGAAGGCCTGCGAGCGCTTCCAACAGATCCCGGCCAGCGATACCCAGCAG CTAGCTCAGGAGGCCCGCAACATCTACCAGGAGTTCCTGTCCAGCCAGGCGCTGAGCCCAGTGAACATCGACCGTCAGGCCTGGCTTGGCGAGGAGGTGCTGGCGGAGCCCCGGCCGGACATGTTTCGGGCACAGCAGCTTCAG ATCTTCAACTTGATGAAGTTCGACAGCTATGCGCGCTTCGTCAAGTCCCCGCTGTACCGCGAGTGCCTGCTAGCCGAGGCCGAGGGGCGCCCTCTGCGGGAACCTGGCTCCTCGCGCCTCGGCAGCCCTGAAGCCACTAGGAAG AAGCCGAAGCTGAAGCCCGGGAAGTCGCTGCCGCTGGGTGTGGAGGAGTTGGGGCAGCCACCCGTTGAGGGTCCTGGGGGCCGCCCTCTCCGCAAGTCCTTCCGCAGGG AGCTGGGCGGGACTGCAAACGCCGCCTTGCGCCGAGAGTCTCAGGGCTCCCTCAACTCCTCTGCTAGCCTGGACCTTGGCTTCCTAGCGTTCGTCAGCAGCAAATCTGAG AGCCACCGGAAGAGCCTTGGGAGCACCGAGGGTGAAAGTGAAAGCCGGCCAGGGAAGTACTGCTGTGTGTACCTGCCTGACGGCACAGCCTCCTTGGCCCTGGCCAGACCTGGCCTCACCATCCGAGATATGCTGGCAGGGATCTGTGAGAAACGAGGCCTCTCTCTACCTGACATCAAGGTCTACCTGGTGGGCAATGAACAG AAGGCCCTGGTCCTGGATCAGGACTGCACCGTGCTGGCAGATCAGGAAGTGCGGCTGGAAAACAGGATCACCTTCGA GCTGGAGCTAACGGCACTGGATCGCGTGGTACGAATCTCAGCCAAGCCCACCAAGCGGCTGCAGGAGGCGCTGCAACCTATTCTGGAGAAGCACGGCTTGAGCCCGCTACAGGTGGTGCTACACCGG CCAGGCGAGAAGGAGCCTCTGGATCTGGGAAAGCTAGTGAGCTCAGTGGCGGCCCAGAGACTGGTTTTGGACACTCTTCCAG GTGTGAAGATCTCCAAAGCCCGTGACAAATCTCCCTGCCGCAGCCAG GGCTGTCCACCTAGAACCCAGGACAAGGCCACCCATCCCCCTCCAGCGTCTCCCAGTTCTCTGGTGAAGGCGCCCAGTAGTGCCACTGGAAAGCGGCAGACCTGTGACATCGAAG GCCTGGTGGAGCTGCTGAACCGGGTGCAGAGCAGCGGGGCCCACGACCAGAGGGGTCTTCTGAGGAAAGAGGACCTGATACTTCCAGATTTTCTGCAGCTGCCTACTCAAGGGCCCAGCTCCCGGGAGACCCCACCACAGACTGAATCAGCAGCCCAGCCCATCGGGGGATCCTTGAACTCCACCACCGACTCAGCCCTCTGA
- the SLC34A1 gene encoding sodium-dependent phosphate transport protein 2A, whose protein sequence is MPRMLSYGERLGSPAVSPLPVRGGHVMRGTAFAYVPSPQVLHRIPGTSAYAFPSLGPVALAEHTCPCGEILERHEPLPAKLALEEEQKPEPRLVSKLRQAGAMLLKVPLMLSFLYLFICSLDVLSSAFQLAGGKVAGDIFKDNAILSNPVAGLVVGILVTVLVQSSSTSTSIIVSMVSSGLLEVSSAIPIIMGSNIGTSVTNTIVALMQAGDRTDFRRAFAGATVHDCFNWLSVLVLLPLEAATGYLHHITQLVVASFNIHGGRDAPDLLKIITEPFTKLIIQLDKSVITSIATGDESLRNHSLIRIWCHPDSLEAPTSMSRAEANSSQTLGNATMEKCNHIFVDTSLPDLAVGLILLAGSLVLLCTCLILLVKMLNSLLKGQVAKVIQKVINTDFPAPFTWVTGYFAMVVGAGMTFVVQSSSVFTSAITPLVGLDVISIERAYPLTLGSNIGTTTTAILAALASPKEKLFSAFQIALCHFFFNISGILLWYPVPCTRLPIRMAKALGKRTAKYRWFAVLYLLVCFLLLPSLVFGISMAGWQVMVCVGTPFGALLAFVVLINVLQSRSPGHLPKWLQTWDFLPRWMHSLKPLDRLITRATLCCARPEPRSPPLPPRVFLEELPPSTPSPRLALPAHHNATRL, encoded by the exons ATGCCCAGGATGCTGTCCTATGGAGAGAGGCTGGGGTCCCCTGCTGTCTCCCCACTCCCAGTCCGTGGGGGGCATGTGATGCGAGGGACGGCCTTTGCCTACGTGCCCAGCCCTCAGG TCCTACACAGGATCCCGGGGACCTCTGCCTATGCCTTCCCCAGCCTGGGCCCTGTGGCCCTTGCCGAGCACACCTGCCCCTGTGGGGAGATCCTGGAGCGCCATGAACCACTGCCTGCCAAGCTGGCCCTGGAGGAGGAGCAGAAGCCAG agcccaggctggtctccaagctGCGCCAGGCTGGCGCCATGCTGCTCAAGGTGCCGCTGATGCTCAGCTTCCTCTACCTCTTCATCTGCTCCCTGGACGTGCTCAGCTCAGCCTTCCAGCTGGCTGGAG GGAAGGTGGCCGGTGACATCTTCAAGGATAATGCCATCCTGTCCAACCCGGTGGCCGGGCTGGTGGTGGGGATCCTGGTGACTGTGCTAGTGCAGAGCTCCAGCACCTCCACGTCCATCATTGTCAGCATGGTCTCCTCTGGCT TGCTGGAGGTAAGCTCTGCCATCCCCATCATCATGGGTTCCAACATCGGCACCTCTGTCACCAACACCATCGTGGCCCTGATGCAGGCGGGGGACAGGACTGACTTCCGGCG GGCCTTCGCGGGGGCCACGGTGCATGACTGCTTTAACTGGCTGTCAGTGCTGGTCCTGCTGCCCCTGGAGGCTGCCACCGGCTACCTGCACCACATCACTCAACTCGTGGTGGCCTCCTTCAACATCCATGGTGGCCGTGACGCTCCTGACCTACTCAAGATCATCACAGAGCCCTTCACGAAGCTCATCATCCAG CTGGACAAGTCCGTGATAACCAGCATTGCCACCGGTGATGAGTCCCTGAGGAACCACAGTCTCATCCGGATCTGGTGCCACCCAGACTCCTTAGAG GCTCCCACCTCCATGTCGAGAGCAGAGGCCAACTCCAGCCAGACGCTTGGAAATGCCACCATGGAGAAAT GCAACCACATCTTTGTGGACACCAGCCTACCGGACCTGGCTGTGGGGCTCATCCTGCTGGCAGGATCCCTGGTGCTGCTGtgcacctgcctcatcctcctcgTCAAGATGCTCAACTCCCTGCTCAAGGGCCAAGTGGCCAAGGTCATCCAGAAGGTCATCAATACCG ACTTCCCTGCCCCCTTCACCTGGGTAACAGGCTACTTtgccatggtggtgggcgccggCATGACCTTCGTGGTCCAGAGCAGTTCCGTGTTCACCTCAGCTATCACCCCACTCGTTG gccTCGATGTGATCAGCATTGAGAGGGCCTACCCACTCACACTGGGTTCCAACATCGGCACCACCACCACGGCCATCCTGGCTGCCCTGGCCAGCCCCAAGGAGAAGCTGTTCAGCGCTTTCCAG ATTGCCCTCTGTCACTTCTTCTTCAACATCTCGGGCATCCTTCTGTGGTACCCGGTGCCCTGCACACGCCTGCCCATCCGCATGGCCAAGGCGCTGGGGAAACGCACAGCTAAGTACCGCTGGTTCGCCGTCCTCTATCTCCTTGTCTGCTTCCTGCTGCTGCCCTCACTGGTGTTTGGCATCTCCATGGCAGGCTGGCAGGTCATGGTATGTGTGGGCACGCCCTTCGGGGCCCTGCTGGCCTTCGTGGTGCTCATCAATGTCCTGCAGAGTCGGAGTCCCGGGCACTTGCCCAAGTGGTTACAGACATGGGACTTCCTGCCTCGCTGGATGCACTCCCTGAAGCCTCTGGACCGCCTCATCACCCGTGCCACCCTATGCTGTGCCAGGCCTGAGCCCCGCTCACCCCCGCTACCCCCTAGGGTCTTCCTGGAGGAGTTACCCCCTTCCACGCCCTCCCCCCGCCTTGCACTGCCTGCTCACCACAATGCCACCCGCCTCTAG
- the PFN3 gene encoding profilin-3, whose product MGDWKVYISAVLRDQRIDDVAIVGHADNSCVWASRPGGLLAAISPQEVGVLTGPDRCTFLQAGLSVGGRRCCVIRDHLLAEGDGVLDARTKGLDPRAVCVGHAPRALLVLMGRRGVHGGILNKTVHELIRGLRMQGP is encoded by the coding sequence ATGGGCGACTGGAAGGTCTACATCAGTGCAGTGTTGCGGGACCAGCGCATCGACGACGTGGCCATCGTGGGCCATGCGGATAACAGCTGCGTGTGGGCTTCGCGGCCCGGGGGCCTGCTGGCTGCCATCTCGCCGCAGGAGGTGGGTGTGCTCACGGGGCCCGACCGTTGCACCTTCCTGCAGGCGGGCCTGAGCGTGGGCGGCCGCCGCTGCTGCGTCATCCGCGACCACCTGCTGGCCGAGGGCGACGGCGTGCTGGACGCACGCACCAAGGGACTGGACCCGCGCGCCGTGTGCGTGGGCCACGCGCCGCGCGCGCTCCTGGTGCTCATGGGCCGACGCGGCGTCCATGGGGGCATCCTCAACAAGACGGTGCACGAACTCATACGCGGGCTGCGCATGCAGGGCCCCTAG
- the F12 gene encoding coagulation factor XII, with protein MRALLLLGFLLVSLESTLSIPPWKAPKEHKYKAEEHTVVLTVTGEPCHFPFQYHRRLYHKCTHNGRPGPQTWCATTPNFDEDQRWGYCVEPKKVKDHCSKHSPCQKGGTCVNTLSGTHCLCPQHLTGNHCQREKCFEPQLLRFFHENEIWYRSEQAAVARCQCKGPDAHCQQLASQACRTNPCLHGGRCLEVEGHRLCHCPVGYTGPFCDLDTKASCYDGRGLSYRGLARTTLSGAPCQPWTSEATYRNVTAEQARNWGLGGHAFCRNPDNDIRPWCFVLIGDRLSWEYCDVAQCQAPTQAAPPTPVSPGLHVPLMPPQPAPPKLQPTTRTPPQSQTPGALPVKLEQPPRLTRNGSVSCGQRLRKSLSSMTRVVGGLVALRGAHPYIAALYWGHSFCAGSLIAPCWVLTAAHCLQDRPAPEDLTVVLGQERHNHSCEQCQTLAVRSYRLHEAFSPVSYQHDLALLRLQEDADGSCALLSPYVQPVCLPSGAARPSEPALCQVAGWGHQFEGAEEYSSFLQEAQVPFLSLERCSAPDVHGASILPGMLCAGFLEGGTDACQGDSGGPLVCEDQAAERRLTLQGVISWGSGCGDRNKPGVYTDVAYYLAWIREHTAS; from the exons TTCTCACTGTCACCGGGGAGCCCTGCCACTTCCCCTTCCAGTACCACCGGCGGCTGTACCACAAATGTACCCACAACGGCCGGCCAGGCCCTCAGACCTG GTGTGCTACCACCCCTAACTTTGATGAGGACCAGCGATGGGGATACTGTGTGGAGCCCAAGAAAGTGAAAG ACCACTGCAGTAAACACAGCCCCTGCCAGAAAGGGGGGACCTGTGTGAACACGCTGAGTGGCACCCACTGTCTCTGTCCACAACACCTCACTGGGAACCACTGCCAGAGAG AGAAGTGCTTTGAGCCTCAGCTTCTCCGGTTTTTCCACGAGAATGAGATATGGTATAGATCTGAGCAAGCAGCTGTGGCCAGATGCCAGTGCAAGGGTCCTGATGCCCACTGCCAGCAGCTGGCCAGCCAGG CCTGCCGCACCAACCCGTGCCTCCATGGGGGTCGCTGCCTAGAGGTGGAGGGCCACCGCCTGTGCCACTGCCCCGTGGGCTACACCGGACCCTTCTGCGACTTGG ACACCAAGGCGAGCTGCTATGATGGCCGCGGGCTCAGCTACCGCGGCCTGGCCAGGACCACGCTCTCGGGTGCGCCCTGTCAGCCGTGGACCTCGGAGGCCACCTACCGGAACGTGACGGCCGAGCAAGCGCGGAACTGGGGACTGGGCGGCCACGCCTTCTGCCG GAACCCGGACAACGACATCCGCCCGTGGTGCTTCGTGCTGATCGGCGACAGGCTAAGCTGGGAGTACTGCGACGTGGCACAGTGCCAGGCCCCAACCCAGGCGGCGCCTCCGACCCCGGTGTCCCCTGGGCTTCATGTCCCACTCATGCCCCCGCAGCCGGCACCGCCGAAGCTTCAGCCCACGACCCGGACCCCGCCTCAGTCCCAGACCCCGGGAG ccttgccagtgAAGCTGGAGCAGCCGCCTCGCCTGACCCGGAACGGCTCAGTGAGCTGCGGGCAGCGGCTCCGCAAGAGTCTGTCTTCGATGACCCGCGTCGTTGGCGGGCTGGTGGCGCTACGCGGGGCGCACCCCTACATCGCCGCGCTGTACTGGGGCCACAGTTTCTGCGCCGGCAGCCTCATCGCCCCCTGCTGGGTGCTGACGGCTGCTCACTGCCTGCAGGACCG GCCGGCACCCGAGGATCTGACGGTAGTACTCGGCCAGGAACGCCATAACCACAGCTGTGAACAGTGCCAGACTCTGGCCGTGCGCTCCTACCGCTTGCACGAGGCCTTCTCGCCCGTCAGCTACCAGCACGACCTGG CTCTGTTGCGCCTTCAGGAGGATGCGGACGGCAGCTGCGCGCTCCTGTCGCCTTACGTTCAGCCGGTGTGCCTGCCAAGCGGCGCCGCGCGACCCTCCGAGCCCGCGCTCTGCCAGGTGGCTGGCTGGGGCCACCAGTTCGAGG GGGCGGAGGAATATTCCAGCTTCCTGCAGGAGGCGCAGGTACCCTTCCTCTCCCTGGAGCGCTGCTCAGCACCGGACGTGCACGGAGCCTCCATCCTCCCCGGCATGCTCTGCGCAGGGTTCCTCGAGGGCGGCACCGATGCATGCCAG GGTGATTCCGGAGGCCCGCTGGTGTGTGAGGACCAAGCTGCAGAGCGCCGGCTCACGCTGCAAGGCGTTATCAGCTGGGGATCGGGCTGTGGTGACCGCAACAAGCCAGGCGTCTACACCGATGTGGCCTACTACCTGGCCTGGATCCGGGAGCACACCGCTTCCTGA